One Haloterrigena salifodinae DNA window includes the following coding sequences:
- a CDS encoding pyridoxamine 5'-phosphate oxidase family protein, which produces MQVRGTLSPTRIIDLLEDATIPIRLACRTPADNLWMCSLWYRLERTEADEPANGETETETDGEWRLRCATAASADIVSFLEADPRVAFEVSTNQPPYAGVRGRGAVSLDPDPEKETLRDLLERYLGDTESELAGKLLDDDREEVTITIEPATVYGWDFAERMADVEATDSS; this is translated from the coding sequence ATGCAAGTACGCGGGACCCTCTCGCCGACAAGGATCATCGACCTTCTCGAGGACGCGACGATTCCGATCCGACTGGCCTGTCGAACGCCCGCCGACAACCTCTGGATGTGCTCGCTGTGGTACCGCCTCGAGCGAACGGAGGCCGACGAGCCTGCGAACGGCGAGACCGAGACCGAAACTGACGGCGAGTGGCGGCTCCGGTGTGCCACCGCGGCGTCCGCCGATATCGTCTCCTTTCTCGAGGCCGATCCCCGGGTCGCCTTCGAGGTGTCGACGAACCAGCCGCCGTACGCGGGCGTCAGGGGTCGCGGTGCCGTTTCGCTCGACCCCGACCCGGAGAAGGAGACGCTTCGGGACCTCCTCGAGCGGTACCTCGGCGATACGGAGTCGGAACTGGCCGGAAAGTTACTGGACGACGATCGCGAAGAGGTGACGATCACGATCGAGCCGGCGACGGTGTACGGCTGGGACTTCGCGGAACGGATGGCGGACGTCGAGGCGACGGACTCGTCGTGA
- a CDS encoding DUF420 domain-containing protein, producing MATADARRRLREQPIGATILLTIVGYTLVLGTFLLDVPIYPDLSLEQVNLLTDLIAVNNAIATVVLAAGWYWIRAGEIAKHRFAMITAFGLILLFLVLYLLKVGGGGTKHFVGPQLVKYVYLIMLAIHILLSIVSVPVVLFALILGLTHTPAELRRTAHARIGRIAAGAWILSLVLGVITNLMLNHIYGYEFAIALAPLL from the coding sequence ATGGCAACCGCCGACGCGAGACGACGGCTTCGAGAGCAGCCGATCGGCGCCACGATCCTCCTGACGATCGTCGGCTACACGCTCGTCCTCGGAACGTTCCTCCTCGACGTCCCGATCTATCCGGATCTCTCCCTCGAGCAGGTCAACCTGCTCACTGACCTGATCGCGGTCAACAACGCGATCGCGACCGTGGTACTGGCTGCGGGCTGGTACTGGATCCGGGCCGGCGAGATCGCGAAACACCGGTTCGCGATGATCACTGCGTTCGGACTGATCCTCCTGTTCCTGGTCCTTTACCTCCTCAAAGTCGGCGGCGGCGGCACGAAGCACTTCGTCGGACCGCAACTGGTGAAGTACGTCTATCTGATCATGCTCGCCATCCACATCCTCCTCTCGATCGTCTCAGTCCCGGTCGTGCTGTTCGCGCTGATCCTCGGTCTAACGCACACGCCCGCGGAACTCCGCCGGACGGCCCACGCGCGGATTGGCCGCATCGCCGCCGGCGCGTGGATCCTGAGCCTCGTGCTCGGCGTCATCACCAACCTGATGCTCAACCACATCTACGGCTACGAGTTCGCCATCGCGCTCGCCCCGCTGCTCTGA
- a CDS encoding J domain-containing protein, with translation MESHYEVLGLSPTADEREVRRAYRTLLKEHHPDQGGSRERFLQIKEAYEALVGERSPADPEVDGDATSRVGDGSTPTASDPTYDPAVVDVDDPGHQALSVDGEQLSLTLAGLVQHVSLERLVDGVPAATDRTVAFFRVRNTGSTTISWDGAANTGFIGDDGFLYQGSNIVSPHADRLPERWSVSAAEIDPGRALDAVVIAQELPADVTVDQVVYTHYAGEDGADADTERYLFELRPLVRERLNRLPYRR, from the coding sequence ATGGAGAGCCACTACGAGGTCCTCGGGCTCTCGCCGACCGCCGACGAACGCGAGGTGCGGCGAGCCTACAGGACGCTGCTAAAGGAACACCATCCCGACCAGGGTGGCTCTCGAGAACGATTTCTGCAGATCAAGGAAGCCTACGAGGCGCTCGTGGGCGAACGATCGCCGGCCGATCCAGAAGTCGACGGCGACGCGACCTCGCGCGTCGGAGACGGGTCGACACCGACGGCGAGCGATCCGACGTACGATCCGGCTGTCGTCGACGTCGACGACCCCGGACACCAGGCCCTCTCCGTCGACGGCGAGCAACTCAGCCTGACGCTCGCGGGACTCGTCCAGCACGTGTCCCTCGAGCGACTCGTGGACGGCGTCCCGGCGGCGACCGACCGGACGGTCGCGTTCTTCCGCGTCCGGAACACGGGCTCGACGACGATTTCCTGGGACGGCGCGGCGAACACGGGTTTCATCGGCGACGACGGCTTCCTCTACCAGGGGTCGAATATTGTGTCGCCCCATGCCGATCGGCTGCCGGAGCGGTGGAGCGTGTCCGCCGCCGAGATCGATCCCGGCCGAGCGCTCGACGCCGTCGTCATCGCGCAGGAACTCCCCGCGGACGTGACCGTCGATCAGGTCGTGTACACCCACTACGCCGGCGAGGACGGGGCGGACGCGGACACCGAACGCTACCTCTTCGAACTGCGGCCGCTCGTCCGCGAACGGCTCAACCGTCTCCCCTACCGCCGCTAG
- a CDS encoding HalOD1 output domain-containing protein, protein MTEGDGDSIDTSCRRSPSRTVIEAVAEAEGIPTEELRPPTYASLHDIVDPEALDSLFAPRSNGTPRSDGEVSFPYCGYHVTVEADGSITLEETDDRTE, encoded by the coding sequence ATGACGGAGGGGGACGGCGATAGCATCGACACCTCGTGTCGGAGATCGCCAAGCCGGACAGTTATCGAAGCCGTCGCCGAGGCCGAGGGTATACCGACCGAGGAGCTCCGGCCGCCGACGTACGCATCGCTCCACGACATCGTCGATCCGGAAGCGCTGGACTCGCTCTTCGCGCCGCGCTCGAACGGGACGCCACGATCTGACGGGGAGGTTTCGTTCCCGTACTGTGGCTACCACGTCACCGTCGAGGCCGACGGATCGATAACGCTCGAGGAAACAGACGATCGAACCGAGTAG